One part of the Andrena cerasifolii isolate SP2316 chromosome 4, iyAndCera1_principal, whole genome shotgun sequence genome encodes these proteins:
- the Brd7-9 gene encoding bromodomain containing 7/9 isoform X2 — MLSQHLGVYQQQLGLNCSVTQESEYDRYLGHKKLKKKKKKKDKRHKHHHKDKKRRREESSQESVGDADESIAEVPKKIPNHQLLPPRPPSSSEHRVGVTSNISSLSPHREPRTCVLRKIAERTPLQRLLEHLLRSMEKRDPQQFFAWPVTDSIAPGYSQIITNPMDFSTIKQKIDDNSYQNLNEFVDDFKLMCDNATTYNHPDTIYYKAAKKLLHVGLKMVTPEKLRQLRPVLTYMQDISKEELGFELGTEDPNNPDAPVTEEQIEREREQEERNEEAEELRKENQRKMRLANLGKFEAIPDDMTPEEILKQARGAAKAASEKLTLKRLNSKMGFLRQKKDGTTSLQIIVPGDGVIPGTNQRPVSLGQLIGKLNHGTGALAGFREDRRNMSKPVKPLYYGAFGSYAPSYDSTFANLTKEETDLVYQTYGDETAVQYAESILDFAKDCDYTLTMVDDLLDILTGGDHRKTKKFLEEKRRLKEEEEKIKHLLEKPIQDVNRNISHLEGVKVDLDQLKTLSDIGIDVNFLENLEDELKLSEERAALQTRLDDTSQMLGRLKQVQHDRLSAPPPAHLSNAPKPSESEVALADKITDNLTEIAKKLPPSAIAPVDGLRKAMGIAPLGGPEPMEVEPITHNPTIVAETNLLSQTANAQVPANLLAVPSPIQNSNLLSPSNQPNPPITIVTPNQPPIQIQIGMTHSQAPPSLIAATDTPGVPDLETELREFLESDPTLGHSPLHDDKTLEDILSES; from the exons ATGCTCTCTCAACATTTGGGGGTCTATCAGCAGCAGTTGGGTCTCAACTGCTCTGTAACGCAGGAGTCCGAGTACGATAGGTATCTGGGGCACAAGaagctgaagaagaagaagaaaaagaaggataAGAGGCACAAGCATCATCATAAAGATAAAAAGAGACGACGGGAAGAGTCCAGTCAAGAATCTGTGGGGGACGCGGATGAAAGCATAGCCGAAGTCCCCAAGAAGATACCTAATCATCAATTATTACCTCCGAGACCACCGTCTAGCAGTGAGCACAGGGTTGGCGTCACTAGCAACATTAGCTCCCTGTCCCCGCATCGCGAGCCCCGAACTTGTGTACTTAGAAAAATCGCCGAACGTACACCACTTCAACGATTATTAGAGCACCTGCTCAGATCAATGGAGAAACGTGATCCACAGCAATTTTTTGCCTGGCCGGTCACAGATAGCATCGCGCCTGgatattctcagatcatcaccAACCCCATGGATTTCAGCACAATAAAGCAGAAGATAGACGATAATagttatcaaaatttaaatgaattcgTAGACGACTTTAAACTAATGTGCGACAATGCGACCACGTACAATCACCCGGACACGATCTACTACAAGGCAGCAAAGAAGTTGCTGCACGTTGGTCTGAAAATGGTCACGCCGGAGAAACTTCGACAATTGAGACCCGTTTTAACCTACATGCAGGATATTTCGAAGGAGGAGCTCGGATTTGAATTAGGCACAGAAGATCCGAATAACCCGGATGCTCCAGTAACGGAGGAACAGATCGAACGGGAACGCGAACAGGAGGAACGCAACGAAGAAGCCGAGGAGCTCAGGAAAGAGAATCAGAGGAAGATGAGATTAGCAAATTTGGGTAAATTTGAAGCCATCCCGGACGACATGACACCGGAGGAAATTTTGAAACAGGCACGCGGTGCCGCGAAAGCAGCGTCCGAAAAGTTAACGCTGAAAAGACTGAATTCGAAGATGGGCTTCCTTAGGCAAAAGAAAGACGGAACCACCAGCTTGCAAATAATAGTACCGGGGGACGGTGTTATTCCAGGAACCAATCAAAGACCTGTGTCATTGGGGCAGCTTATAGGTAAATTGAATCATGGCACGGGCGCGCTAGCAGGATTTCGCGAGGACAGAAGGAATATGTCGAAGCCAGTGAAGCCTCTGTATTATGGTGCCTTTGGCTCTTATGCGCCAAGTTACGATTCCACCTTTGCTAATCTCACGAAAGAGGAAACAGATTTGGTGTATCAAACATACGGTGATGAAACCGCTGTACAATACGCAGAATCGATTCTAGACTTTGCTAAAGATTGCGACTACACGTTAACCATGGTGGATGATCTACTGGACATCTTGACAGGAGGAGATCATAGAAAGACTAAGAAATTCCTCGAGGAGAAACGGAGGCTcaaagaggaggaggaaaagaTAAAGCATTTACTGGAGAAACCAATTCAAGATGTGAATCGTAATATTTCACACTTGGAGGGCGTTAAAGTGGACCTCGATCAGCTGAAGACACTGTCGGACATAGGAATTGACGTTAATTTCTTGGAAAATCTCG AGGACGAATTGAAGCTTAGCGAAGAACGTGCAGCTCTACAAACCAGGTTGGACGACACATCTCAGATGTTGGGTCGTCTGAAACAGGTGCAGCACGATCGCCTGTCAGCACCACCGCCTGCTCACTTATCGAACGCTCCTAAACCGTCAGAGTCCGAAGTGGCGTTAGCGGACAAGATCACAGACAACCTGACAGAGATAGCAAAGAAACTCCCCCCGTCAGCTATCGCTCCCGTGGATGGCTTGCGAAAAGCTATGGGAATAGCGCCTCTGGGTGGGCCGGAGCCCATGGAGGTGGAACCAATTACGCATAATCCAACGATAGTCGCGGAGACCAATCTGCTCTCGCAAACAGCTAACGCTCAGGTGCCGGCGAATCTGTTGGCAGTACCATCGCCGATTCAGAACTCGAATCTGCTCAGTCCAAGCAACCAACCGAATCCACCGATTACCATTGTCACCCCAAATCAACCACCGATTCAAATACAGATCGGTATGACGCACAGTCAAGCACCCCCGTCCTTAATAGCCGCAACGGACACGCCCGGGGTGCCTGATCTGGAGACTGAGCTCCGCGAATTCTTAGAAAGCGATCCTACGTTAGGACACTCGCCACTCCACGACGACAAAACGCTGGAGGACATTCTGTCCGAGTCTTAG
- the Brd7-9 gene encoding bromodomain containing 7/9 isoform X1, whose amino-acid sequence MGSKKHKKHKRERHEEGHYTTTDKPRTLKLILKVGGSSGTPEYGNESPSQATMLSQHLGVYQQQLGLNCSVTQESEYDRYLGHKKLKKKKKKKDKRHKHHHKDKKRRREESSQESVGDADESIAEVPKKIPNHQLLPPRPPSSSEHRVGVTSNISSLSPHREPRTCVLRKIAERTPLQRLLEHLLRSMEKRDPQQFFAWPVTDSIAPGYSQIITNPMDFSTIKQKIDDNSYQNLNEFVDDFKLMCDNATTYNHPDTIYYKAAKKLLHVGLKMVTPEKLRQLRPVLTYMQDISKEELGFELGTEDPNNPDAPVTEEQIEREREQEERNEEAEELRKENQRKMRLANLGKFEAIPDDMTPEEILKQARGAAKAASEKLTLKRLNSKMGFLRQKKDGTTSLQIIVPGDGVIPGTNQRPVSLGQLIGKLNHGTGALAGFREDRRNMSKPVKPLYYGAFGSYAPSYDSTFANLTKEETDLVYQTYGDETAVQYAESILDFAKDCDYTLTMVDDLLDILTGGDHRKTKKFLEEKRRLKEEEEKIKHLLEKPIQDVNRNISHLEGVKVDLDQLKTLSDIGIDVNFLENLEDELKLSEERAALQTRLDDTSQMLGRLKQVQHDRLSAPPPAHLSNAPKPSESEVALADKITDNLTEIAKKLPPSAIAPVDGLRKAMGIAPLGGPEPMEVEPITHNPTIVAETNLLSQTANAQVPANLLAVPSPIQNSNLLSPSNQPNPPITIVTPNQPPIQIQIGMTHSQAPPSLIAATDTPGVPDLETELREFLESDPTLGHSPLHDDKTLEDILSES is encoded by the exons ATGGGCTCGAAGAAGCACAAAAAGCACAAGCGCGAGAGGCACGAAG AAGGGCACTACACAACCACGGACAAGCCCCGtactttgaaattaattttgaaagtaGGGGGTAGCAGTGGGACACCTGAGTACGGCAACGAATCTCCGAGTCAGGCAACAATGCTCTCTCAACATTTGGGGGTCTATCAGCAGCAGTTGGGTCTCAACTGCTCTGTAACGCAGGAGTCCGAGTACGATAGGTATCTGGGGCACAAGaagctgaagaagaagaagaaaaagaaggataAGAGGCACAAGCATCATCATAAAGATAAAAAGAGACGACGGGAAGAGTCCAGTCAAGAATCTGTGGGGGACGCGGATGAAAGCATAGCCGAAGTCCCCAAGAAGATACCTAATCATCAATTATTACCTCCGAGACCACCGTCTAGCAGTGAGCACAGGGTTGGCGTCACTAGCAACATTAGCTCCCTGTCCCCGCATCGCGAGCCCCGAACTTGTGTACTTAGAAAAATCGCCGAACGTACACCACTTCAACGATTATTAGAGCACCTGCTCAGATCAATGGAGAAACGTGATCCACAGCAATTTTTTGCCTGGCCGGTCACAGATAGCATCGCGCCTGgatattctcagatcatcaccAACCCCATGGATTTCAGCACAATAAAGCAGAAGATAGACGATAATagttatcaaaatttaaatgaattcgTAGACGACTTTAAACTAATGTGCGACAATGCGACCACGTACAATCACCCGGACACGATCTACTACAAGGCAGCAAAGAAGTTGCTGCACGTTGGTCTGAAAATGGTCACGCCGGAGAAACTTCGACAATTGAGACCCGTTTTAACCTACATGCAGGATATTTCGAAGGAGGAGCTCGGATTTGAATTAGGCACAGAAGATCCGAATAACCCGGATGCTCCAGTAACGGAGGAACAGATCGAACGGGAACGCGAACAGGAGGAACGCAACGAAGAAGCCGAGGAGCTCAGGAAAGAGAATCAGAGGAAGATGAGATTAGCAAATTTGGGTAAATTTGAAGCCATCCCGGACGACATGACACCGGAGGAAATTTTGAAACAGGCACGCGGTGCCGCGAAAGCAGCGTCCGAAAAGTTAACGCTGAAAAGACTGAATTCGAAGATGGGCTTCCTTAGGCAAAAGAAAGACGGAACCACCAGCTTGCAAATAATAGTACCGGGGGACGGTGTTATTCCAGGAACCAATCAAAGACCTGTGTCATTGGGGCAGCTTATAGGTAAATTGAATCATGGCACGGGCGCGCTAGCAGGATTTCGCGAGGACAGAAGGAATATGTCGAAGCCAGTGAAGCCTCTGTATTATGGTGCCTTTGGCTCTTATGCGCCAAGTTACGATTCCACCTTTGCTAATCTCACGAAAGAGGAAACAGATTTGGTGTATCAAACATACGGTGATGAAACCGCTGTACAATACGCAGAATCGATTCTAGACTTTGCTAAAGATTGCGACTACACGTTAACCATGGTGGATGATCTACTGGACATCTTGACAGGAGGAGATCATAGAAAGACTAAGAAATTCCTCGAGGAGAAACGGAGGCTcaaagaggaggaggaaaagaTAAAGCATTTACTGGAGAAACCAATTCAAGATGTGAATCGTAATATTTCACACTTGGAGGGCGTTAAAGTGGACCTCGATCAGCTGAAGACACTGTCGGACATAGGAATTGACGTTAATTTCTTGGAAAATCTCG AGGACGAATTGAAGCTTAGCGAAGAACGTGCAGCTCTACAAACCAGGTTGGACGACACATCTCAGATGTTGGGTCGTCTGAAACAGGTGCAGCACGATCGCCTGTCAGCACCACCGCCTGCTCACTTATCGAACGCTCCTAAACCGTCAGAGTCCGAAGTGGCGTTAGCGGACAAGATCACAGACAACCTGACAGAGATAGCAAAGAAACTCCCCCCGTCAGCTATCGCTCCCGTGGATGGCTTGCGAAAAGCTATGGGAATAGCGCCTCTGGGTGGGCCGGAGCCCATGGAGGTGGAACCAATTACGCATAATCCAACGATAGTCGCGGAGACCAATCTGCTCTCGCAAACAGCTAACGCTCAGGTGCCGGCGAATCTGTTGGCAGTACCATCGCCGATTCAGAACTCGAATCTGCTCAGTCCAAGCAACCAACCGAATCCACCGATTACCATTGTCACCCCAAATCAACCACCGATTCAAATACAGATCGGTATGACGCACAGTCAAGCACCCCCGTCCTTAATAGCCGCAACGGACACGCCCGGGGTGCCTGATCTGGAGACTGAGCTCCGCGAATTCTTAGAAAGCGATCCTACGTTAGGACACTCGCCACTCCACGACGACAAAACGCTGGAGGACATTCTGTCCGAGTCTTAG